In a single window of the Zonotrichia leucophrys gambelii isolate GWCS_2022_RI chromosome 2, RI_Zleu_2.0, whole genome shotgun sequence genome:
- the GMNN gene encoding geminin isoform X1, whose product MKAVDLMNSKMKQKLTAEKSSGSLQKYLTDSPCSAARRPTLKMIQPSAAGNLVGRHNEKKSSVRRKLWNNKFASKASKAEVSVDKEQENENDVIQAEDLMMKGDPSSRYWKEVAEERRKALYEVLQENEKLHKEIEQKDGEIARLKEENEELMSLAEHVHYMTSVIERLTGQAPDNLETLESLALEESRQENEEHNCGDEADHPSEEEPSQVLSGLRENRSDLPSKEASHLQLE is encoded by the exons ATGAAGGCCG TTGATCTCATGAAttccaaaatgaaacagaagttGACCGCAGAGAAGTCCTCAGGATCTTTGCAG aAGTACCTCACTGACAGCCCATGCAGTGCTGCCCGAAGACCGACTCTTAAAATGATCCAGCCTTCAGCAGCTGGTAACCTGGTTGGCAGGCATAATGAG AAGAAATCTTCGGTCAGAAGGAAGCTCTGGAATAACAAATTTGCCTCAAAGGCTTCTAAAGCTGAGGTGTCTGTGGACAAGGAGCAAGAGAATGAGAATGATGTCATTCAGGCTGAAGATCTCATGATGAAAG GGGATCCTTCATCTCGGTATTGGAAAGAAGTGGCTGAAGAGAGGAGGAAGGCTCTGTATGAAGTgcttcaagaaaatgaaaag CTGCACAAGGAAATCGAGCAGAAGGATGGTGAAATTGCCCgtctaaaagaagaaaatgaagagctGATGTCCCTTGCTGAGCATGTGCATTATATGACCAGTGTGATTGAG AGGCTAACTGGGCAAGCGCCTGACAATCTTGAGACACTGGAGAGTCTGGCTCTAGAGGAATCCAGACAGGAAAATGAAGAGCACAACTGTGGAGATGAGGCAGACCATCCTTCTGAAGAAGAGCCATCACAAGTATTGTCTGGTTTAAGGGAGAATAGATCAGATCTTCCTTCAAAGGAAGCAAGCCATTTGCAACTGGAATGA
- the LOC135442925 gene encoding basic proline-rich protein-like: MAAVSSQPRTARSAGPCRALPGLHRDTSGGNAQRGAAFPQGRRGVPGAHREWLWGTGHSPTPSPGPVPARRARSAGGAVPGAHPERLRGERGTHSHYPPAPLPPGARSAGGAVPGAHPKWLWGTGHSPTPFPRSRSRQALAGPLPPRAPPRPIGDSEAGARQHPNSATEPRGPNPPPVAGAQPRRRAAPSRLSSSFPPLPRPQGPAHRRPIPRGPRSARSHTQPPSRARRAAIRSAPAVT, from the coding sequence ATGGCTGCCGTGAGCAGTCAGCCACGCACGGCGCGGTCAGCGggcccctgcagagccctcccgGGGCTGCACCGAGACACGAGCGGCGGGAACGCACAGCGCGGAGCGGCCTTCCCGCAAGGCCGGCGGGGTGTCCCGGGCGCACACCGGGAATGGCTGTGGGGAACGGGGCACTCACCCACACCATCCCCCGGCCCTGTTCCCGCCAGGCGAGCCCGCAGTGCTGGCGGGGCTGTCCCGGGCGCACACCCGGAGCGGCTGAGGGGGGAACGGGGCACTCACTCACACTATCCtcctgccccgctcccgcccggaGCTCGCAGTGCTGGCGGGGCTGTCCCAGGCGCACACCCGAAATGGCTGTGGGGAACGGGGCACTCACCCACACCATTCCCCCGGTCCCGCTCCCGCCAGGCGCTCGCAGGGCCCCTCCCTCCCCGCGCGCCGCCGCGGCCAATAGGGGATAGCGAGGCAGGAGCCCGCCAACACCCAAACTCGGCCACGGAACCTCGCGGCCCCAACCCACCGCCGGTGGCAGGGGCTCAGCCGAGACGGAGAGCGGCCCCTTCCCGCCTCTCCTCGTCCTTCCCGCCCCTCCCCCGGCCCCAAGGCCCCGCTCACCGGCGGCCGATCCCGCGCGGACCCCGCAGCGCGCGCTCGCACACACAGCCGCCTTCTCGTGCCCGGCGCGCCGCTATAAGGAGCGCGCCGGCGGTCACGTGA
- the GMNN gene encoding geminin isoform X2, with protein sequence MNSKMKQKLTAEKSSGSLQKYLTDSPCSAARRPTLKMIQPSAAGNLVGRHNEKKSSVRRKLWNNKFASKASKAEVSVDKEQENENDVIQAEDLMMKGDPSSRYWKEVAEERRKALYEVLQENEKLHKEIEQKDGEIARLKEENEELMSLAEHVHYMTSVIERLTGQAPDNLETLESLALEESRQENEEHNCGDEADHPSEEEPSQVLSGLRENRSDLPSKEASHLQLE encoded by the exons ATGAAttccaaaatgaaacagaagttGACCGCAGAGAAGTCCTCAGGATCTTTGCAG aAGTACCTCACTGACAGCCCATGCAGTGCTGCCCGAAGACCGACTCTTAAAATGATCCAGCCTTCAGCAGCTGGTAACCTGGTTGGCAGGCATAATGAG AAGAAATCTTCGGTCAGAAGGAAGCTCTGGAATAACAAATTTGCCTCAAAGGCTTCTAAAGCTGAGGTGTCTGTGGACAAGGAGCAAGAGAATGAGAATGATGTCATTCAGGCTGAAGATCTCATGATGAAAG GGGATCCTTCATCTCGGTATTGGAAAGAAGTGGCTGAAGAGAGGAGGAAGGCTCTGTATGAAGTgcttcaagaaaatgaaaag CTGCACAAGGAAATCGAGCAGAAGGATGGTGAAATTGCCCgtctaaaagaagaaaatgaagagctGATGTCCCTTGCTGAGCATGTGCATTATATGACCAGTGTGATTGAG AGGCTAACTGGGCAAGCGCCTGACAATCTTGAGACACTGGAGAGTCTGGCTCTAGAGGAATCCAGACAGGAAAATGAAGAGCACAACTGTGGAGATGAGGCAGACCATCCTTCTGAAGAAGAGCCATCACAAGTATTGTCTGGTTTAAGGGAGAATAGATCAGATCTTCCTTCAAAGGAAGCAAGCCATTTGCAACTGGAATGA